The following coding sequences are from one Triticum dicoccoides isolate Atlit2015 ecotype Zavitan chromosome 4A, WEW_v2.0, whole genome shotgun sequence window:
- the LOC119285657 gene encoding ATP-dependent Clp protease proteolytic subunit-related protein 3, chloroplastic-like isoform X1, translated as MASSFLSLRLPTPSPPTATSSPFFPNPLVRSGRCSLPSSTLVARVAGSAAGAPSPLFNPRGDPFLSTLAAASPEQLAAAAGSERRGEDHLPFLEIFQNAKLMSSPAQVERSSSSYSQHSPRRPPPDLPSLLLHGRIVYIGMPLVPAVTELIVAQLMYLDWMNSSEPAYIYINSTGTARDDGEPVGMETEGFAIYDAMMRMKTEVHTLCIGAAAGHACLVLAAGKKGKRYMFPHAKALIQQPRIPSYGMMQASDVVIRAKEVVHNRNTLVKLLARHTGNPPEKIDKVMRGPFYMDSLKAKEFGVIDKILWRGQEKYMSDMLSPEDWDKVAGVRGPGGM; from the exons ATGgcctcctccttcctctccctACGCCTCCCTACCCCCTCCCCGCCCACCGCGACGTCGTCCCCATTCTTCCCGAATCCCCTAGTCCGGTCCGGAAGGTGCAGTCTGCCGTCCTCTACCCTCGTGGCGCGTGTTGCCGGGTCGGCGGCGGGGGCTCCGTCGCCGTTGTTCAACCCGAGGGGCGACCCGTTCCTATCCACGCTAGCCGCTGCTTCTCCAGAGCAGCTCGCGGCAGCTGCGGGTAGCGAACGCCGCGGCGAGGACCACCTGCCGTTCCTCGAGATCTTCCAGAACGCCAAGCTCATGTCCTCGCCCGCGCAG GTGGAACGTTCTAGCAGCTCTTACAGTCAGCACAGTCCTAGAAGGCCTCCCCCGGATTTGCCGTCGTTGCTTCTACATGGACGGATTGTTTATATTGGCATGCCG TTGGTGCCAGCAGTTACCGAGCTTATTGTTGCCCAGTTGATGTACCTTGATTGGATGAATAGTAGTGAGCCTGCATATATATACATCAACTCAACAGGAACGGCTCGTGATGATGGTGAACCA GTTGGAATGGAGACAGAAGGTTTTGCTATCTATGATGCCATGATGCGGATGAAAACTGAG GTTCACACACTTTGTATAGGAGCTGCAGCAGGTCATGCCTGCCTTGTCCTTGCAGCAGGGAAGAAAGGCAAACGATATATGTTTCCCCATGCCAAAG CTTTGATTCAGCAACCTCGTATTCCTTCATATGGGATGATGCAAGCTTCTGATGTTGTTATTCGTGCAAAAGAG GTCGTGCACAACAGGAACACCCTGGTCAAACTTTTAGCAAGGCACACTGGAAAT CCACCAGAGAAAATAGACAAGGTGATGAGAGGACCATTTTATATGGACTCTTTGAAAGCCAAGGAGTTTGGGGTAATTGACAAG ATCCTTTGGCGCGGGCAGGAGAAGTACATGTCTGACATGCTCTCCCCTGAGGATTGGGACAAGGTTGCTGGAGTCAGAGGCCCCGGTGGAATGTGA
- the LOC119285657 gene encoding ATP-dependent Clp protease proteolytic subunit-related protein 3, chloroplastic-like isoform X2, which translates to MASSFLSLRLPTPSPPTATSSPFFPNPLVRSGRCSLPSSTLVARVAGSAAGAPSPLFNPRGDPFLSTLAAASPEQLAAAAGSERRGEDHLPFLEIFQNAKLMSSPAQVERSSSSYSQHSPRRPPPDLPSLLLHGRIVYIGMPLVPAVTELIVAQLMYLDWMNSSEPAYIYINSTGTARDDGEPVGMETEGFAIYDAMMRMKTEVHTLCIGAAAGHACLVLAAGKKGKRYMFPHAKALIQQPRIPSYGMMQASDVVIRAKEVVHNRNTLVKLLARHTGNILWRGQEKYMSDMLSPEDWDKVAGVRGPGGM; encoded by the exons ATGgcctcctccttcctctccctACGCCTCCCTACCCCCTCCCCGCCCACCGCGACGTCGTCCCCATTCTTCCCGAATCCCCTAGTCCGGTCCGGAAGGTGCAGTCTGCCGTCCTCTACCCTCGTGGCGCGTGTTGCCGGGTCGGCGGCGGGGGCTCCGTCGCCGTTGTTCAACCCGAGGGGCGACCCGTTCCTATCCACGCTAGCCGCTGCTTCTCCAGAGCAGCTCGCGGCAGCTGCGGGTAGCGAACGCCGCGGCGAGGACCACCTGCCGTTCCTCGAGATCTTCCAGAACGCCAAGCTCATGTCCTCGCCCGCGCAG GTGGAACGTTCTAGCAGCTCTTACAGTCAGCACAGTCCTAGAAGGCCTCCCCCGGATTTGCCGTCGTTGCTTCTACATGGACGGATTGTTTATATTGGCATGCCG TTGGTGCCAGCAGTTACCGAGCTTATTGTTGCCCAGTTGATGTACCTTGATTGGATGAATAGTAGTGAGCCTGCATATATATACATCAACTCAACAGGAACGGCTCGTGATGATGGTGAACCA GTTGGAATGGAGACAGAAGGTTTTGCTATCTATGATGCCATGATGCGGATGAAAACTGAG GTTCACACACTTTGTATAGGAGCTGCAGCAGGTCATGCCTGCCTTGTCCTTGCAGCAGGGAAGAAAGGCAAACGATATATGTTTCCCCATGCCAAAG CTTTGATTCAGCAACCTCGTATTCCTTCATATGGGATGATGCAAGCTTCTGATGTTGTTATTCGTGCAAAAGAG GTCGTGCACAACAGGAACACCCTGGTCAAACTTTTAGCAAGGCACACTGGAAAT ATCCTTTGGCGCGGGCAGGAGAAGTACATGTCTGACATGCTCTCCCCTGAGGATTGGGACAAGGTTGCTGGAGTCAGAGGCCCCGGTGGAATGTGA
- the LOC119285657 gene encoding ATP-dependent Clp protease proteolytic subunit-related protein 3, chloroplastic-like isoform X3 — translation MASSFLSLRLPTPSPPTATSSPFFPNPLVRSGRCSLPSSTLVARVAGSAAGAPSPLFNPRGDPFLSTLAAASPEQLAAAAGSERRGEDHLPFLEIFQNAKLMSSPAQVERSSSSYSQHSPRRPPPDLPSLLLHGRIVYIGMPLVPAVTELIVAQLMYLDWMNSSEPAYIYINSTGTARDDGEPVGMETEGFAIYDAMMRMKTEVHTLCIGAAAGHACLVLAAGKKGKRYMFPHAKALIQQPRIPSYGMMQASDVVIRAKEILWRGQEKYMSDMLSPEDWDKVAGVRGPGGM, via the exons ATGgcctcctccttcctctccctACGCCTCCCTACCCCCTCCCCGCCCACCGCGACGTCGTCCCCATTCTTCCCGAATCCCCTAGTCCGGTCCGGAAGGTGCAGTCTGCCGTCCTCTACCCTCGTGGCGCGTGTTGCCGGGTCGGCGGCGGGGGCTCCGTCGCCGTTGTTCAACCCGAGGGGCGACCCGTTCCTATCCACGCTAGCCGCTGCTTCTCCAGAGCAGCTCGCGGCAGCTGCGGGTAGCGAACGCCGCGGCGAGGACCACCTGCCGTTCCTCGAGATCTTCCAGAACGCCAAGCTCATGTCCTCGCCCGCGCAG GTGGAACGTTCTAGCAGCTCTTACAGTCAGCACAGTCCTAGAAGGCCTCCCCCGGATTTGCCGTCGTTGCTTCTACATGGACGGATTGTTTATATTGGCATGCCG TTGGTGCCAGCAGTTACCGAGCTTATTGTTGCCCAGTTGATGTACCTTGATTGGATGAATAGTAGTGAGCCTGCATATATATACATCAACTCAACAGGAACGGCTCGTGATGATGGTGAACCA GTTGGAATGGAGACAGAAGGTTTTGCTATCTATGATGCCATGATGCGGATGAAAACTGAG GTTCACACACTTTGTATAGGAGCTGCAGCAGGTCATGCCTGCCTTGTCCTTGCAGCAGGGAAGAAAGGCAAACGATATATGTTTCCCCATGCCAAAG CTTTGATTCAGCAACCTCGTATTCCTTCATATGGGATGATGCAAGCTTCTGATGTTGTTATTCGTGCAAAAGAG ATCCTTTGGCGCGGGCAGGAGAAGTACATGTCTGACATGCTCTCCCCTGAGGATTGGGACAAGGTTGCTGGAGTCAGAGGCCCCGGTGGAATGTGA